In a single window of the Natronosalvus caseinilyticus genome:
- a CDS encoding replication factor C small subunit, whose translation MSEDESGSSSADTESTGQAESVAGRTEVWIEKYRPETLDEIKGHENIVPRLVSYVEQNDLPNLMFSGPAGTGKTTAAQAVARELYGEDWRENFLELNASDERGIDVVRDRIKNFARSSFGGYNYRIIFLDEADALTSDAQSALRRTMEQFSHNTRFILSCNYSSQIIDPIQSRCAVFRFTELSDDAVEAQVREIADAEGIEVTDDGVDALVYAAAGDMRKAINGLQAAAVMGDAVDEEGVFAITATARPEEVEEMVEKAITGDFTAARATLDSLLTDRGLAGGDVIDQLHRSAWEFDLEELATVRLLERLGEVDYRITEGANERLQLEAMLASLALEE comes from the coding sequence ATGAGTGAAGACGAGTCCGGGTCGTCGTCTGCCGACACCGAGTCGACCGGCCAGGCGGAGTCCGTCGCCGGGCGAACCGAAGTCTGGATCGAGAAGTACCGGCCCGAGACGTTAGACGAGATCAAGGGCCACGAGAACATCGTCCCCCGACTGGTGAGCTACGTCGAGCAAAACGACCTGCCGAACCTCATGTTCTCGGGGCCGGCCGGCACCGGCAAGACCACGGCCGCGCAGGCCGTCGCCCGCGAACTCTACGGCGAGGACTGGCGGGAGAACTTCCTCGAGTTGAACGCCTCTGACGAGCGCGGCATCGACGTCGTCAGGGATCGAATCAAGAACTTCGCGCGCTCGAGTTTCGGCGGCTACAACTACCGCATCATCTTTTTGGACGAGGCCGACGCGCTCACCAGCGACGCCCAGTCCGCCCTGCGCCGGACGATGGAGCAGTTCTCCCACAACACGCGCTTCATCCTCTCGTGTAACTACTCGAGCCAGATCATCGATCCGATCCAGTCTCGCTGTGCCGTCTTCCGCTTCACGGAACTCTCCGATGATGCCGTCGAGGCACAGGTGCGCGAAATCGCCGATGCCGAGGGTATCGAGGTGACCGACGACGGCGTCGACGCGCTCGTCTACGCCGCCGCGGGGGACATGCGCAAGGCGATCAACGGCCTGCAGGCCGCCGCCGTCATGGGCGACGCCGTCGACGAGGAAGGCGTCTTCGCGATCACGGCGACCGCCCGCCCCGAGGAGGTCGAGGAGATGGTCGAGAAGGCCATCACGGGCGACTTCACGGCGGCCAGGGCCACCCTCGACTCGCTGCTCACCGACCGCGGACTGGCCGGCGGCGACGTGATCGATCAGCTCCACCGGTCAGCCTGGGAGTTCGACCTCGAGGAACTGGCCACGGTGCGCTTACTCGAGCGGCTGGGGGAAGTGGACTATCGGATTACGGAAGGGGCGAACGAACGCCTCCAGCTCGAGGCGATGCTGGCGTCGCTGGCGCTCGAGGAGTGA
- a CDS encoding DUF1405 domain-containing protein, translated as MTVHTRVADRQPLPRYLAPVPTALEDLGLRFAWLVVAINLAGTVFGFWYYQAQLLSTSPVMWPFVPDSPLATLAIALAIAAWKLGHEQPWLTAIAFFGNIILGLWTPYTLLAFWNAYSYLDPLMFHFLFWSHLAMVVQAFVLHRISDFPVWAVAVALAYYGVNLVLDYFVPVVGDLHHTAIPLERTEPMYLGADALGVIGAGEVTVTLLALFLALATRAKLCEAARRAAVE; from the coding sequence ATGACAGTACACACGCGAGTGGCCGACCGCCAGCCGCTCCCGCGATACCTGGCGCCGGTACCGACGGCGCTCGAGGACCTGGGGCTCCGGTTCGCGTGGCTCGTGGTCGCGATCAACCTCGCGGGGACGGTCTTCGGGTTCTGGTACTACCAGGCCCAGCTCCTGTCGACGTCGCCCGTGATGTGGCCGTTCGTTCCCGACAGCCCGCTGGCGACCCTGGCCATCGCACTGGCTATCGCCGCCTGGAAACTCGGTCACGAACAGCCCTGGCTCACCGCCATCGCCTTCTTCGGAAACATCATCCTCGGACTCTGGACGCCCTACACGCTGCTCGCCTTCTGGAACGCCTACAGCTACCTCGACCCGCTGATGTTCCACTTCCTCTTCTGGAGCCACCTCGCGATGGTCGTCCAGGCGTTCGTCCTCCACCGGATCTCCGACTTTCCCGTCTGGGCCGTCGCCGTCGCGCTCGCGTACTACGGCGTCAACCTCGTCCTGGATTACTTCGTTCCCGTTGTCGGCGACCTCCACCACACGGCGATCCCACTCGAGCGAACCGAACCGATGTACCTCGGGGCTGACGCGCTGGGCGTCATCGGCGCTGGTGAGGTAACCGTCACGCTGCTGGCGCTGTTTCTGGCGCTGGCGACCCGGGCGAAACTGTGCGAAGCAGCTCGGCGGGCTGCGGTCGAATGA
- the surE gene encoding 5'/3'-nucleotidase SurE: MSARPAVLLTNDDGIDATGIRALYDALESVTDVTMVAPATDRSGMSRSDSSAFTVEERAEGYAVHGTPVDCVHFGRGKLEREFDVVVSGCNDSPNLGAHKIERSGTVCAAIEAGFLGLPGIALSLYDSVTGSREFGRDEYADAERITRYLVRETLELGDRRPFDYLNVNVPAGESDPRIRITEPTYHFDVRIDERPDGTYRAWDHFYDPLDPSVDVDLTDPVGTDRRAVADGEVSITPLFVDHRTPELDALESLASGYSSDGEGRR; the protein is encoded by the coding sequence ATGTCCGCCCGACCGGCCGTGTTGTTGACGAACGACGACGGGATCGACGCGACGGGAATCCGGGCGCTCTACGACGCACTCGAGTCCGTCACGGACGTGACGATGGTCGCACCCGCCACCGACCGGAGCGGCATGTCCCGGAGCGACTCCAGTGCGTTCACCGTCGAGGAGCGAGCGGAGGGCTACGCCGTCCACGGAACGCCGGTCGACTGCGTCCACTTCGGGCGAGGCAAACTCGAGCGGGAGTTCGACGTCGTCGTCTCCGGCTGTAACGACAGCCCCAACCTCGGCGCGCACAAGATCGAGCGCTCGGGGACGGTCTGTGCGGCCATCGAGGCCGGCTTCCTCGGCCTGCCGGGAATCGCCCTCTCGCTGTACGACTCCGTGACGGGGAGCCGCGAGTTCGGGCGGGACGAGTACGCCGACGCCGAGCGGATCACCCGGTACCTGGTCCGGGAAACCCTCGAGCTCGGCGACCGACGGCCGTTCGACTACCTCAACGTCAACGTGCCCGCCGGCGAGTCCGACCCACGGATCAGGATCACGGAACCCACCTACCACTTTGACGTGCGGATCGACGAGCGACCGGATGGCACCTACCGCGCCTGGGATCACTTCTACGACCCGCTGGACCCGAGCGTGGACGTCGACCTGACCGATCCCGTCGGCACCGACCGCCGGGCCGTCGCCGACGGCGAAGTGTCGATCACGCCGCTGTTCGTCGATCACCGGACGCCCGAACTCGACGCGCTCGAGTCGCTGGCGAGTGGGTACTCGAGCGACGGTGAGGGGCGTCGCTAG
- a CDS encoding YqcI/YcgG family protein: MNEPGAGSLLDQATLEARVESGAAPDWVVAHYESFTDGLLGSHDDSPFPCYFGVESVQKGWPLYTTVESMTDRDALFALGEAILEYLDVYESHSELASLVTFFKPPERRLSEREYHEALWHILQVLHAHDPEPWPEDIPADPDTSTWEFCFGGEPMFPTCRAPFYDVRRSRYCPVGLEITFQPRALFEGITADTAAGQRAREVIQGRLEDYDGVCPHVDLGDWGVEGDREWVQYMLSSDESQFPDACPMQVSREHPKGPVVIGD; the protein is encoded by the coding sequence ATGAACGAACCCGGCGCGGGATCCCTCCTGGATCAGGCGACCCTCGAGGCACGCGTCGAGTCGGGTGCGGCCCCCGACTGGGTCGTAGCGCACTACGAAAGCTTCACCGACGGGCTCCTCGGGAGCCACGACGACAGTCCCTTCCCCTGTTACTTCGGTGTCGAGTCCGTTCAGAAGGGGTGGCCGCTGTACACCACCGTCGAGTCGATGACCGACAGGGACGCCCTCTTCGCGCTGGGCGAAGCCATCCTCGAGTACCTCGACGTGTACGAAAGTCACAGCGAACTGGCCTCACTGGTGACGTTCTTCAAGCCGCCCGAACGCAGGTTGAGCGAGCGGGAGTACCACGAGGCCCTCTGGCACATTCTGCAAGTGCTCCACGCCCACGACCCCGAGCCCTGGCCCGAGGACATCCCGGCCGATCCCGACACCAGCACCTGGGAGTTCTGCTTCGGCGGCGAGCCCATGTTTCCGACCTGCCGGGCCCCGTTCTACGACGTCCGTCGGAGTCGTTACTGCCCGGTCGGCCTCGAGATTACCTTCCAGCCCCGGGCACTGTTCGAGGGAATCACTGCCGACACGGCTGCCGGCCAGCGCGCCCGGGAGGTTATCCAGGGTCGCCTCGAGGACTACGACGGCGTCTGTCCTCATGTCGACCTCGGGGACTGGGGCGTCGAGGGCGACCGCGAGTGGGTGCAGTACATGCTCTCCTCTGACGAGTCGCAGTTCCCCGACGCCTGTCCCATGCAGGTGAGCCGCGAGCACCCGAAGGGACCGGTCGTCATCGGCGATTGA
- a CDS encoding DUF7344 domain-containing protein: protein MDDQDIQRRSEATVAFERSLESLVLERVATALHHVHLPKLADANVVAYEREIGRVERLPAAAQLDPFLELVDDEN, encoded by the coding sequence ATGGACGACCAGGACATTCAACGACGAAGCGAAGCAACGGTCGCGTTCGAACGATCGCTCGAGTCACTCGTGCTCGAGCGCGTCGCCACCGCGTTACACCACGTCCACCTGCCGAAACTGGCCGACGCCAACGTCGTCGCCTACGAGCGCGAAATCGGCCGCGTGGAGCGACTGCCGGCCGCCGCACAGCTCGACCCGTTCCTCGAGTTGGTCGACGACGAGAACTAG
- a CDS encoding valine--tRNA ligase: MSADSDLESQDRDGDRDRGLEGTYDPETIESRWQDAWVDAKTYAYEGEPGQDPNTTYTIDTPPPTVSGSLHIGHLYGSTLQDFAARYQRMADGDVLFPFGYDDNGIASERLTEQDLDIRHQDYERREFQQLCREVCQKYEAEFTEKMQSLGCSIDWDHTYKTIEPRVQRISQLSFIDLYEKGREYRKKAPAIWCPECETAISQVETEDDERNSHFNDIAFEMSGDNPPREEFVISTTRPELLPACVSVFVHPDDEENRDLVGETARIPIFDHEVPIIEDDRVDMEKGSGVVMCCTFGDQNDIEWYQAHDLPLRVAIDETATMTDLAGDYEGLSTEEAREAIVEDLQDEGYLRDRREIVHDVGVHERCDTPVEYRVSKQWYVEILDHKAEYLEAGEAMDWYPEKMFTRYRHWIEGLEWDWLISRQRDSGIPFPVWYCGECDHPIIAGKEDLPVDPLSDDPPVEHCPECGGEEFEAEEDVFDTWATSSLTPLINAGWDWDDDSEEFTMANPELYPFDLRPQGHDIISFWLFHTIVKCYEHTGEVPFDATLINGHVLDENREKMSKSRGNVVQPAEVLAEYPVDAVRFWAASAAVGDDFPYQDQDIVAGEKLLRKLWNASKLVDNLAPAEPEEPAELEAIDRWLLAELDATVETLTEHFENYEFAKARNHLRTFFWNTFCDDYLEIAKTRADSVSTQYALRTAHRTFLLLWAPILPHATEEIWQAVYASSAEATDEDEDGDDFDSVHTETWPVPQGYEANLEAGETAMEVISALRRYKSERQLPLNASLDSVAVYGPIEGFVDAVQDVSHVRSLESLEEPPEITTEVASIDLDYATLGPKYGAKVGEIDAAIDAGEYELEDETLAVAGEELEADVFEVDLERTYSGDGEMIETESAVVIVDDERAD, encoded by the coding sequence ATGAGTGCCGATAGCGACCTCGAGTCACAGGACCGAGACGGAGACCGGGACCGCGGCCTCGAGGGCACCTACGACCCCGAAACCATCGAATCCCGATGGCAGGACGCCTGGGTCGACGCGAAGACCTACGCCTACGAGGGCGAACCCGGCCAGGATCCGAACACCACCTACACCATCGACACGCCGCCGCCGACGGTGTCGGGGAGCTTGCACATCGGCCACCTCTACGGCTCGACACTGCAAGACTTCGCGGCCCGCTACCAGCGAATGGCTGACGGGGACGTCCTCTTCCCGTTCGGCTACGACGACAACGGTATCGCCTCCGAGCGCCTCACCGAACAGGACCTCGACATCCGCCACCAGGACTACGAGCGCCGGGAGTTCCAGCAACTCTGCCGGGAGGTCTGTCAGAAGTACGAGGCCGAGTTCACCGAGAAGATGCAGTCGCTGGGGTGCTCGATCGACTGGGATCACACCTACAAGACGATCGAACCGCGCGTCCAGCGGATCTCCCAGCTCTCCTTCATCGACCTCTACGAGAAGGGCCGCGAGTACCGCAAGAAGGCGCCCGCGATCTGGTGTCCCGAGTGCGAGACGGCCATCTCCCAGGTCGAGACGGAGGACGACGAGCGGAACTCGCACTTCAACGACATCGCGTTCGAGATGAGTGGCGATAATCCGCCTCGAGAGGAGTTCGTCATCTCGACGACGCGCCCCGAACTCCTGCCGGCGTGCGTCTCCGTCTTCGTCCACCCCGACGACGAGGAGAACCGGGATCTCGTGGGTGAGACGGCCAGGATCCCGATCTTCGACCACGAGGTGCCGATCATCGAAGACGACCGCGTCGACATGGAGAAAGGCAGCGGCGTCGTCATGTGCTGTACGTTCGGCGACCAAAACGACATCGAGTGGTACCAGGCCCACGACCTGCCCCTGCGAGTCGCCATCGACGAGACCGCGACGATGACCGATCTCGCGGGCGACTACGAGGGACTGAGTACCGAGGAAGCGCGCGAGGCCATCGTCGAGGACCTCCAGGACGAGGGATACCTCCGGGACCGCCGCGAAATCGTCCACGACGTCGGCGTCCACGAGCGCTGTGACACCCCCGTCGAGTACCGCGTCTCCAAGCAGTGGTACGTCGAAATTCTGGACCACAAAGCGGAGTACCTCGAGGCCGGCGAGGCCATGGACTGGTACCCCGAGAAGATGTTTACCAGGTACCGTCACTGGATCGAAGGCCTCGAGTGGGACTGGCTGATCTCGCGCCAGCGCGACTCGGGCATCCCGTTCCCGGTCTGGTACTGTGGCGAGTGCGATCACCCGATCATCGCGGGGAAGGAGGATCTACCGGTCGACCCCCTGAGCGACGACCCGCCGGTCGAGCACTGCCCCGAGTGCGGTGGTGAGGAGTTCGAGGCCGAGGAGGACGTCTTCGACACCTGGGCGACCTCCTCGCTAACGCCGCTTATCAACGCCGGCTGGGACTGGGACGACGATAGCGAGGAGTTCACGATGGCAAACCCGGAACTCTACCCCTTCGACCTGCGCCCACAGGGCCACGACATCATCTCGTTCTGGCTGTTCCACACCATCGTCAAGTGCTACGAACACACCGGCGAGGTGCCCTTCGACGCGACGCTGATCAACGGCCACGTCCTCGACGAGAACCGTGAGAAGATGTCTAAATCACGGGGCAACGTCGTTCAACCCGCCGAGGTGCTCGCGGAGTACCCCGTCGATGCGGTCCGCTTCTGGGCGGCCAGCGCCGCCGTCGGCGACGACTTCCCCTACCAGGACCAGGACATCGTCGCCGGCGAGAAGCTCCTCCGGAAGCTCTGGAACGCCTCGAAGTTGGTCGACAATCTGGCGCCCGCCGAGCCCGAAGAGCCCGCGGAACTCGAGGCCATCGACCGCTGGCTGCTGGCGGAACTCGACGCCACCGTCGAGACCCTCACCGAGCACTTCGAGAACTACGAGTTCGCCAAAGCCCGCAACCACCTCCGGACGTTCTTCTGGAACACGTTCTGTGACGACTACCTCGAGATCGCCAAGACCCGCGCAGACAGCGTCTCGACGCAGTATGCGCTGCGGACGGCCCATCGAACCTTCCTCCTGCTGTGGGCACCCATCCTCCCCCACGCCACCGAGGAGATCTGGCAGGCGGTGTATGCCTCGAGCGCCGAGGCGACGGACGAGGACGAGGACGGGGACGACTTCGACAGCGTCCACACCGAAACCTGGCCCGTTCCACAGGGCTACGAAGCCAACCTCGAGGCCGGCGAGACCGCGATGGAGGTCATCTCCGCGCTCCGCCGGTACAAGTCCGAACGCCAGCTGCCGCTAAACGCCAGCCTCGACAGCGTGGCCGTCTACGGCCCCATCGAGGGCTTCGTGGACGCGGTCCAGGACGTGAGCCACGTCCGGTCGCTCGAGTCGCTCGAGGAACCGCCGGAGATCACCACCGAGGTTGCATCGATCGACCTCGACTACGCGACCCTCGGCCCGAAGTACGGGGCGAAAGTCGGCGAGATCGACGCGGCCATCGACGCTGGCGAGTACGAGCTCGAAGACGAGACGCTCGCCGTCGCGGGCGAGGAACTCGAGGCCGACGTGTTCGAGGTCGACCTCGAGCGAACCTACTCGGGCGACGGTGAGATGATCGAGACGGAGTCGGCGGTCGTCATCGTCGACGACGAACGGGCGGACTGA
- the ileS gene encoding isoleucine--tRNA ligase: MSRFEEVDDQYDPHALEERVFDYWDEVDAYERTKQHRADGESFFFVDGPPYTSGAAHMGTTWNKSLKDLYIRFKRMQGYDVTDRPGYDMHGLPIETKVEEELGFENKKDIEEFGEENFIQACKEYADEQLEGLQSDFKSFGVWMDWDDPYKTVNPEYMEAAWWGFSKAAERGLVEQGQRSISQCPRCETGLANNEVEYEDVEDPSIYVKFDLVDHEGSIVIWTTTPWTIPANAFTAVDPDLEYVGVRAERDGDEEVLYVAEACLEGVLKKGHYEDYEVLEELTGEEMLGWEYEHPLAEEVPDHASHEGAHQVYAADYVEADRTGLVHSAPGHGEEDFVRGRELGFPIFCPVGSDGVYTEEGGKYEGQFVKEADEEITADLEANGALLASETVTHSYGHCWRCDTGIIQIVTDQWFITITDVKDELLENIEDSEWFPDWARDNRFRDFVEDAPDWNVSRQRYWGIPIPIWTPEGRDDDEDMIVVSTREELAERVDQDVDPNTVDIHKDVVDDLTITEDGTTYTRVPDVFDVWLDSSVASWGTLNFPGEQERFEELWPADFILEAHDQTRGWFWSQLGMGTAAMGEVPYDTVLMHGHALDEDGRKMSKSVGNVVEPHEAIERHGSDAMRMFLLSANPQGEDMRFSWDGMRTMENHLRTLWNVFRFPLPYMQLDGFDPSETGLESVDSDLELVDEWVLARLQSTKDEMTEHLEQFRQDRALEALLEFLVEDVSRFYVQAVRERMWDESDSPSKAAAYATIYRVLREVVVLLAPYAPFVTEEIYGTLTGDDGHPTVHMEDWPAVEEYWADPELETDVAYVRAIEEAGANARQQAGRKLRWPVPRVVVAADDERAVEAVERHESLVADRLNARAVELIGPGQQWGELAYSAEADMSELGPAFGGRAGEVMNALNEARIEEPSLEALEAAVSDALEDEKLTEEMVSFVTQTPDDVAGTAFGLDGDDRGVVYVDASLTDDIESEGYAREVIRRVQEMRKELDLDVEERIVLEIEIEDDRVSDLVRQREDLIREEVRAEALRAVEADGPDAYQKSWDVEGVTMELALEPVAAAEASD; encoded by the coding sequence ATGAGCCGGTTCGAGGAGGTGGACGACCAGTACGATCCCCACGCGCTCGAGGAGCGCGTGTTCGACTACTGGGACGAGGTCGACGCCTACGAACGAACGAAGCAGCATCGCGCCGACGGCGAGTCGTTCTTCTTCGTCGACGGCCCGCCGTACACCTCCGGGGCGGCCCACATGGGCACGACCTGGAACAAGAGCCTCAAAGACCTCTACATCCGCTTCAAGCGGATGCAGGGGTACGACGTCACCGACCGGCCGGGCTACGACATGCACGGCCTGCCGATCGAGACGAAAGTCGAGGAGGAACTCGGCTTCGAGAACAAGAAGGACATCGAGGAGTTCGGCGAGGAGAACTTCATCCAGGCGTGCAAGGAGTACGCCGACGAGCAACTCGAGGGCCTGCAGTCGGACTTCAAGTCCTTCGGCGTCTGGATGGACTGGGACGACCCGTACAAGACGGTGAATCCCGAGTACATGGAGGCCGCCTGGTGGGGCTTCTCGAAGGCCGCCGAGCGCGGGCTTGTCGAGCAGGGGCAGCGCTCAATCTCGCAGTGTCCCCGGTGTGAGACCGGCCTCGCGAACAACGAAGTCGAGTACGAAGACGTCGAGGATCCCTCGATCTACGTAAAATTCGATCTCGTCGATCACGAGGGATCGATCGTCATCTGGACGACCACCCCGTGGACCATCCCCGCGAACGCCTTCACGGCGGTCGATCCGGACCTCGAGTACGTCGGTGTTCGCGCGGAAAGGGATGGGGACGAAGAGGTGCTCTACGTCGCCGAAGCCTGCCTCGAGGGCGTCCTGAAGAAGGGGCACTACGAGGACTACGAGGTCCTCGAGGAACTCACCGGCGAGGAGATGCTCGGATGGGAGTACGAACACCCCCTCGCGGAGGAGGTGCCCGACCACGCGAGTCACGAGGGCGCCCACCAGGTGTACGCCGCGGACTACGTCGAGGCCGACCGCACGGGCCTCGTCCACTCCGCACCCGGCCACGGTGAGGAGGACTTCGTCCGCGGCCGCGAACTCGGGTTCCCAATCTTCTGTCCCGTCGGGAGCGACGGCGTCTACACCGAAGAAGGCGGGAAGTACGAAGGGCAGTTCGTCAAGGAGGCCGACGAGGAGATTACCGCCGACCTCGAGGCAAACGGCGCTCTCCTCGCCTCGGAGACGGTCACCCACAGCTACGGGCACTGCTGGCGCTGTGACACCGGCATCATCCAGATCGTCACCGACCAGTGGTTCATCACGATCACGGACGTCAAGGACGAACTCCTCGAGAACATCGAGGACAGCGAGTGGTTCCCCGACTGGGCTCGCGACAATCGCTTCCGGGACTTCGTCGAGGACGCCCCCGACTGGAACGTCTCCCGCCAGCGCTACTGGGGCATCCCGATCCCGATCTGGACACCCGAGGGACGCGACGACGACGAGGACATGATCGTCGTCAGCACCCGCGAGGAGCTCGCCGAGCGGGTCGACCAGGACGTCGATCCCAACACCGTCGACATCCACAAGGACGTCGTCGACGACCTCACGATCACCGAAGACGGGACGACCTACACCCGCGTGCCAGACGTCTTCGACGTCTGGCTCGACTCCTCGGTGGCGTCGTGGGGGACGCTCAACTTCCCCGGCGAACAGGAGCGATTCGAGGAGCTCTGGCCCGCCGACTTCATCCTCGAGGCCCACGACCAGACGCGGGGCTGGTTCTGGTCCCAGCTGGGGATGGGCACCGCCGCGATGGGCGAGGTTCCCTACGACACGGTGCTGATGCACGGTCACGCGCTGGACGAGGACGGTCGGAAGATGTCCAAGTCGGTCGGGAACGTCGTGGAACCGCACGAGGCCATCGAGCGCCACGGCTCCGACGCGATGCGAATGTTCCTGCTCTCGGCGAACCCGCAGGGCGAGGACATGCGCTTCTCGTGGGACGGCATGCGGACGATGGAAAACCACCTCCGGACGCTCTGGAACGTGTTCCGGTTCCCGCTGCCGTACATGCAACTGGACGGGTTCGATCCGAGCGAGACGGGGCTCGAGTCAGTCGATTCGGACCTCGAACTGGTCGACGAGTGGGTCCTCGCCCGCCTCCAGTCCACGAAGGACGAGATGACCGAGCACCTCGAGCAATTCCGCCAGGATCGCGCCCTCGAGGCGCTGCTCGAGTTCCTCGTCGAGGACGTCTCTCGGTTCTACGTCCAGGCGGTTCGCGAGCGCATGTGGGACGAATCGGACAGCCCCTCGAAGGCGGCCGCGTACGCGACGATCTACCGCGTCCTCCGCGAGGTCGTGGTGCTGCTCGCGCCCTACGCGCCGTTCGTCACCGAGGAGATCTACGGCACCCTCACTGGCGACGACGGCCATCCGACAGTCCACATGGAAGACTGGCCCGCGGTCGAAGAGTACTGGGCCGATCCCGAACTCGAGACCGACGTGGCCTACGTCCGCGCCATCGAGGAGGCGGGGGCGAACGCCCGCCAGCAGGCAGGTCGCAAGCTCCGCTGGCCCGTTCCGCGCGTGGTCGTCGCCGCAGACGACGAGCGCGCCGTCGAGGCCGTCGAGCGCCACGAGTCCCTCGTGGCCGACCGGCTCAACGCCCGCGCGGTCGAACTTATCGGCCCCGGCCAGCAGTGGGGCGAACTCGCCTACAGCGCCGAGGCGGACATGAGCGAACTCGGCCCCGCCTTCGGCGGCCGCGCCGGTGAGGTCATGAACGCGCTCAACGAGGCCCGAATCGAGGAACCGAGCCTCGAGGCGCTCGAGGCGGCCGTCTCGGACGCGCTCGAGGACGAGAAACTGACCGAGGAGATGGTCTCGTTCGTCACCCAGACCCCCGACGACGTGGCCGGTACCGCGTTCGGCCTCGACGGCGACGACAGAGGCGTGGTCTACGTCGACGCCTCGCTCACCGACGACATCGAGAGCGAGGGTTACGCACGGGAGGTCATCCGCCGCGTTCAGGAGATGCGCAAGGAACTCGACCTGGACGTCGAAGAGCGCATCGTGCTCGAGATCGAGATCGAGGACGACCGCGTATCCGACCTCGTCCGCCAGCGCGAGGACCTGATCCGCGAGGAGGTCCGCGCCGAAGCGCTTCGAGCGGTCGAGGCGGACGGCCCCGACGCCTACCAGAAGTCGTGGGACGTCGAGGGCGTGACGATGGAGTTGGCGCTCGAGCCGGTTGCGGCGGCGGAAGCGTCGGACTGA
- the samp2 gene encoding ubiquitin-like small modifier protein SAMP2 encodes MPDRVTVDVKGEGTRELEFAALECDGDAPTYADALAAVDLSPHEVSVLVDGRPVPEDQPIDAERMTVLRLIKGG; translated from the coding sequence ATGCCCGACCGCGTAACCGTCGACGTCAAAGGCGAGGGGACGAGAGAACTCGAGTTCGCGGCCCTCGAGTGCGACGGCGACGCCCCCACCTACGCCGACGCCCTCGCTGCCGTGGACCTCAGTCCCCACGAGGTGAGCGTCCTGGTCGACGGTCGTCCGGTGCCCGAGGATCAGCCGATCGACGCCGAGAGGATGACCGTCCTGCGGTTGATCAAGGGCGGGTAG